One part of the Ovis canadensis isolate MfBH-ARS-UI-01 breed Bighorn chromosome 8, ARS-UI_OviCan_v2, whole genome shotgun sequence genome encodes these proteins:
- the HTR1E gene encoding 5-hydroxytryptamine receptor 1E: protein MNITNCTPEASVAVRPKTITEKMLVSMTLAMITTLTMLLNSAVIVAICTTKKLHQPANYLICSLAVTDLLVAVLVMPLSIMYIVMESWKLGYFICEVWLSVDMTCCTCSILHLCVIALDRYWAITNAIEYARKRTAKRAGLMILTVWTISIFISMPPLFWRSHRQLSPPPSQCTIQHDHVIYTIYSTLGAFYIPLTLILILYYRIYHAAKSLYQKRGSSRHLSNRSTDSQNSFGSCKLTQTFCVSDFSTSDPTTEFEKIHTSIRIPPFDNDLDHPGERQQISSTRERKAARILGLILGAFILSWLPFFIKELIVGLSTYAVSSEVADFLTWLGYVNSLINPLLYTSFNEDFKLAFKKLIRCREHT from the coding sequence ATGAACATCACTAACTGTACCCCGGAAGCCAGTGTGGCTGTGAGACCCAAGACCATCACGGAGAAGATGCTCGTTTCCATGACTCTGGCGATGATCACCACCCTGACTATGCTGCTAAACTCCGCCGTGATCGTGGCCATCTGCACCACCAAGAAGCTCCACCAGCCTGCCAACTACCTGATCTGCTCTCTAGCCGTGACGGATCTCCTGGTGGCTGTGCTTGTCATGCCCTTGAGCATCATGTACATCGTCATGGAGAGCTGGAAGCTGGGGTACTTCATCTGCGAGGTGTGGCTGAGTGTGGATATGACCTGCTGCACCTGCTCCATCCTTCATCTCTGTGTGATCGCCCTGGACAGGTACTGGGCCATCACCAATGCTATCGAGTATGCCAGGAAGAGGACCGCCAAGAGGGCCGGGCTGATGATCCTCACGGTCTGGACCATCTCCATCTTCATCTCCATGCCCCCTCTATTCTGGAGGAGCCACCGCCAACTCAGCCCACCCCCTAGTCAGTGCACCATCCAGCACGACCACGTCATCTACACCATCTACTCCACGCTTGGGGCATTCTACATTCCCTTGACTCTGATACTGATTCTGTATTACCGGATTTACCATGCAGCCAAGAGCCTTTACCAGAAAAGAGGTTCAAGCCGGCATTTAAGCAACAGAAGCACAGATAGCCAAAATTCGTTCGGCAGTTGTAAATTGACACAGACGTTCTGTGTGTCTGACTTCTCCACCTCAGACCCTACCACAGAGTTTGAGAAGATCCACACCTCCATTAGGATTCCTCCCTTTGACAATGACCTAGATCACCCAGGAGAACGCCAACAAATCTCCAGCACCAGGGAGCGCAAGGCAGCACGAATCCTGGGTCTGATTTTGGGTGCATTCATCTTGTCGTGGCTGCCATTCTTCATCAAAGAATTGATAGTAGGTCTGAGCACCTATGCTGTGTCCTCCGAAGTGGCTGATTTTTTGACCTGGCTTGGTTATGTGAATTCTCTGATCAACCCTCTGCTCTACACAAgtttcaatgaagactttaagcTGGCTTTTAAAAAGCTTATTCGGTGCCGAGAACATACTTAG